One Gossypium hirsutum isolate 1008001.06 chromosome A11, Gossypium_hirsutum_v2.1, whole genome shotgun sequence genomic window carries:
- the LOC107912108 gene encoding probable UDP-arabinopyranose mutase 2 has product MADPATISPATLLKDELDIVIPTIRNLDFLEMWRPFFQPYHLIIVQDGDPSKAIKVPEGFDYELYNRNDINRILGPKASCISFKDSACRCFGYMVSKKKYIYTIDDDCFVAKDPSGKDINALEQHIKNLLSPSTPFFFNTLYDPYRAGADFVRGYPFSLREGVPTAVSHGLWLNIPDYDAPTQLVKPLERNTRYVDAVMTIPKGTLFPMCGMNLAFDRELIGPAMYFGLMGDGQPIGRYDDMWAGWCTKVICDHLGWGVKTGLPYIWHSKASNPFVNLRKEYKGIYWQEELIPFFQSVTLPKDCTSVKKCYIEIANQVKAKLGKVDDYFNKLADAMVTWIEAWDELNPSGASKSSDLPNGPSK; this is encoded by the exons atggcggATCCAGCGACTATCTCACCAGCCACGCTGTTGAAAGATGAGCTTGACATCGTGATTCCCACCATTAGGAACTTGGATTTCTTGGAGATGTGGAGACCCTTTTTCCAACCTTACCATCTCATCATAGTTCAAGATGGCGATCCTTCAAAGGCCATCAAAGTTCCTGAAGGCTTTGATTACGAGCTTTACAACAGGAACGATATCAATAGGATTTTGGGTCCTAAAGCTTCTTGCATCTCTTTCAAGGACTCTGCTTGTCGGTGCTTTGGATACATGGTTTCCAAGAAGAAGTACATCTATACCATTGACGACGATTGTTTC GTTGCTAAAGATCCATCTGGAAAAGACATTAATGCATTGGAGCAGCACATAAAGAACCTTCTGAGTCCCTCTACTCCGTTTTTCTTCAACACCCTTTACGATCCATACCGAGCTGGTGCCGATTTTGTTCGCGGGTACCCATTTAGTCTCCGCGAGGGTGTTCCCACCGCCGTGTCTCACGGTCTCTGGCTCAACATCCCAGATTATGACGCACCAACTCAGCTTGTCAAGCCTCTTGAGAGGAACACCAG GTACGTTGATGCTGTTatgacaatacctaagggaacCTTGTTTCCCATGTGTGGTATGAATCTCGCATTTGACCGTGAGTTGATCGGCCCGGCAATGTACTTTGGACTTATGGGCGATGGCCAGCCTATTGGACGATACGATGATATGTGGGCTGGCTGGTGCACCAAG GTTATATGCGATCACCTCGGATGGGGAGTGAAGACCGGATTGCCATACATTTGGCACAGCAAAGCAAGCAACCCATTCGTGAATCTTAGGAAAGAATACAAAGGGATCTACTGGCAAGAAGAGTTGATCCCGTTCTTCCAATCGGTTACCCTTCCGAAGGACTGCACCAGCGTTAAAAAATGCTACATTGAAATCGCCAATCAGGTGAAGGCGAAACTCGGCAAGGTCGATGACTACTTTAACAAGCTTGCAGATGCTATGGTGACATGGATTGAAGCATGGGATGAGCTGAACCCATCAGGTGCCTCAAAATCTTCTGATTTGCCTAATGGTCCCTCGAAATAA
- the LOC107912107 gene encoding uncharacterized protein: protein MGRSHSGSPKLSLGRSLPRVRVHSPSLRRKKSAANCFENDQQAAEFLGERGDTDNLICNERGNKVMVVVDSSLESKAALEWALSYAIQDHDSIVLLHVAKPRRREWSNKKRNARAHQLLHSMKNICQMNKPGVDVEVAKVEGKEKGPVIVEAAEQGKVSILVLGQRKRCVIWRLLRRWGGKRRGSGGGVVDYCIENAPSSCKTVAVRRKSSQLGGYLITTKLHKNFWLLA, encoded by the exons ATGGGTCGATCACATTCTGGGTCACCAAAATTGAGCCTCGGCCGATCCCTGCCTCGAGTTCGCGTCCACTCACCGTCTCTCCGGCGGAAAAAATCAGCCGCGAATTGCTTCGAAAACGATCAGCAAGCAGCGGAGTTCTTAGGTGAGCGCGGCGATACTGATAATCTTATCTGCAATGAGCGCGGGAATAAGGTTATGGTGGTGGTTGATTCGAGCCTGGAATCTAAGGCAGCGCTTGAGTGGGCATTATCTTACGCTATTCAAGATCATGATTCCATTGTTCTTCTTCATGTAGCCAAGCCCAGAAGAAGAG AGTGGTCTAATAAGAAGCGTAATGCAAGGGCACATCAATTGCTTCACTCCATGAAAAATATTTGTCAGATGAACAAGCCAGGG GTTGACGTTGAGGTGGCGAAGGTTGAAGGAAAGGAGAAGGGTCCAGTAATTGTGGAGGCAGCAGAGCAAGGTAAAGTGTCCATTTTGGTGTTAGGGCAAAGGAAGAGATGCGTGATTTGGCGTTTATTAAGGAGATGGGGTGGAAAGAGAAGAGGCAGTGGCGGCGGAGTTGTTGATTACTGCATTGAAAACGCTCCTTCGTCGTGCAAGACGGTGGCCGTGAGGAGGAAAAGCAGCCAGCTTGGTGGCTACTTGATTACCACGAAGCTTCACAAGAATTTCTGGCTTTTGGCTTGA
- the LOC107943380 gene encoding hexosyltransferase GAUT11 has translation MRRRATDYRRPVRRRFSHWICALLGLFVVAVLVLFVVHHNHNEDRVEHPVHEDDSRMERVVHEKLNLTEEILSATSWSRQLAEQMTLAKAYVVIAKEHNNFHLAWELSSMIRSCQLLLSKAAMRGKPITLEEAESIISRLSSLIYKAEDAHYDIATTIVTMKSHIQALEERANAATVQSTVFGQLVAEAFPKSLHCLILKLSADWLKRPPLQDIANERRNSPRLVDNNLYHFCIFSDNVLATSVVVNSTISNADHSKQIVFHIITNGVSYGAMQAWFLSNDFKGATIEVQNIEEFSWLNVSYAPIVKQLLDVGSRTYYFGENPNIEPKLRNPKYISLLNHLRFYIPEIYPQLEKIVFLDDDVVVQKDLTPLFSLDLHGNVNGAVETCLEAYHRYYKYLNFSNPIISSKFDPQACGWAFGMNVFDLIAWRKANVTARYHYWQEQNSDKTLWKLGTLPVGLLAFYGLTEPLDRRWHVLGLGYDLNIDNRLIESAAVIHFNGNMKPWLKLAIGRYKPLWERYINLSHPYLHECVTS, from the exons ATGCGGCGGCGGGCCACCGATTACCGGCGCCCGGTCCGAAGGAGGTTTTCGCATTGGATCTGTGCGTTGCTTGGGCTGTTTGTTGTTGCTGTATTGGTTTTATTTGTAGTTCATCATAATCATAATGAAGATCGGGTCGAGCATCCTGTTCAT GAGGACGATTCAAGAATGGAGCGGGTTGTTCATGAGAAGTTAAACTTGACTGAAGAAATATTGAGTGCTACATCATGGTCCCGGCAGTTGGCAGAACAAATGACACTTGCCAAAGCTTATGTTGTAATTGCAAAAGAGCACAATAACTTTCACCTTGCGTGGGAGCTAAGCTCAATGATTCGCAGTTGCCAGCTTTTGCTTTCAAAAGCTGCAATGAGAGGGAAGCCTATCACACTGGAGGAAGCAGAGTCAATAATTAGCCGCCTATCGTCTCTAATATACAAGGCAGAAGATGCTCATTATGACATTGCAACTACGATAGTGACGATGAAATCTCATATCCAAGCTCTTGAAGAGCGAGCCAATGCTGCAACTGTTCAGAGTACAGTGTTTGGACAATTGGTAGCTGAGGCATTTCCTAAGAGTCTTCACTGCCTCATTCTCAAGCTTTCAGCTGATTGGCTTAAAAGGCCGCCCCTTCAAGACATTGCAAACGAGCGGAGAAACTCTCCTCGACTCGTGGACAACAATCTCTAtcatttttgcatattttcagACAATGTTCTGGCTACCTCAGTTGTCGTTAATTCTACAATTTCCAATGCTGATCATTCTAAACAAATAGTTTTCCACATTATCACGAATGGGGTTAGCTATGGTGCTATGCAAGCTTGGTTCCTTAGCAATGACTTCAAGGGGGCCACGATAGAGGTGCAGAACATCGAGGAATTTTCATGGTTGAATGTTTCATATGCTCCCATCGTAAAGCAGCTACTGGATGTAGGTTCAAGGACCTATTATTTCGGGGAAAATCCTAATATTGAGCCAAAATTGCGGAACCCTAAATATATTTCCTTGTTGAATCACCTTCGGTTTTACATACCAGAGATCTATCCGCAACTTGAGAAGATAGTATTCCTTGATGATGATGTTGTTGTGCAGAAAGATCTAACACCACTTTTCTCATTGGATTTGCATGGAAATGTAAATGGGGCAGTGGAGACTTGTCTCGAGGCATATCATCGTTACTACAAGTATCTGAATTTCTCAAATCCAATCATCAGCTCGAAATTCGATCCGCAAGCATGTGGATGGGCATTTGGCATGAATGTTTTTGATCTAATTGCCTGGAGGAAAGCGAATGTTACTGCAAGATACCATTACTGGCAGGAGCAAAACTCTGATAAGACACTTTGGAAACTTGGAACTCTTCCTGTTGGCCTTTTAGCATTTTATGGGCTGACAGAACCACTTGATCGGAGATGGCATGTGTTAGGTTTAGGTTACGATCTTAACATCGACAACCGCCTGATCGAGAGTGCAGCAGTCATTCACTTCAATGGAAACATGAAGCCATGGCTAAAACTGGCCATCGGAAGGTATAAGCCTCTATGGGAAAGGTACATAAATCTTAGCCACCCATATCTCCACGAATGTGTCACAAGTTAG
- the LOC107943377 gene encoding isoaspartyl peptidase/L-asparaginase 1 has translation MGWAIALHGGAGDIPHSLPPDRRLPREVGLRHCLDVGIAALKAHKHPLDVVELVVRELENYPHFNAGKGSVLTSSGTVEMEASIMDGKSKKCGAVSGLSTVVNAVSLARLVMEKTPHIYLGFHGAEAFAREQGVETADPSYFITPENIERLKQAQDANRVQIDYTQPVQKEAKDAAAAIPNGDSQIGTVGCVAVDSEGNLASATSTGGLVNKMAGRIGDSPIIGAGTYANHLCAVSATGKGEAMIRGTVARDVAAVMEFKGLSLKEAAAYVIDQVPPGNAGLVAVSSTGEIATVFNTTGMFRACASEDGYSEVAIWDSPLK, from the exons ATGGGGTGGGCTATAGCACTCCATGGAGGCGCCGGTGACATCCCACATTCTCTGCCACCAGATCGCCGCCTCCCTCGTGAAGTTGGTCTCCGCCACTGCCTTGACGTTGGCATCGCCGCTCTCAAAGCCCATAAGCACCCTTTGGATGTTGTTGAACTTGTG gttCGTGAACTGGAAAACTACCCACATTTCAATGCTGGGAAAGGATCAGTGTTAACTTCATCAGGCACGGTTGAGATGGAAGCTTCGATAATGGATGGAAAGAGCAAGAAATGTGGGGCTGTTTCAGGTCTCAGCACCGTTGTTAATGCCGTATCACTGGCAAGGTTAGTCATGGAGAAAACTCCTCATATATATCTGGGATTTCATGGTGCTGAGGCCTTTGCTAGGGAACAG GGTGTTGAGACTGCTGACCCCAGCTATTTTATCACTCCAGAAAACATTGAAAGGCTTAAGCAGGCACAAGATGCCAACAGAGTTCAG ATTGATTACACCCAACCAGTTCAAAAAGAGGCGAAGGATGCTGCTGCTGCAATTCCTAATGGCGATAGCCAAATTGGCACAGTTGGATGTGTGGCAGTGGACAGCGAAGGAAATCTGGCTTCGGCAACATCCACCGGTGGACTAGTGAACAAAATGGCGGGTCGAATTGGCGATTCTCCAATAATTGGTGCAGGGACTTACGCCAACCATCTCTGTGCAGTTTCAGCAACCGGAAAAGGCGAAGCCATGATCCGTGGCACTGTCGCAAGGGATGTCGCTGCTGTTATGGAGTTCAAAGGTCTTTCGCTCAAAGAAGCAGCGGCTTATGTTATAGACCAAGTTCCACCGGGCAATGCTGGGTTGGTCGCTGTGTCATCGACTGGAGAAATCGCCACGGTGTTCAATACTACCGGAATGTTTCGTGCTTGTGCCAGTGAAGATGGATATTCAGAGGTTGCCATATGGGATTCTCCATTGAAGTAA